From Halapricum desulfuricans, a single genomic window includes:
- a CDS encoding DoxX family protein encodes MTSLRATAGRSGLVLAAIALLWTAVRPAAAHVRYVTEDPPDDGLEFTIGVLTEPANALLFGGTGLLAVLAVGAYLLVRPTVPDFEVLQSALAEYLTYVPWMLRLSLGLPLVGAGFIGYLFSPSVRTADVLTATGQAQARILLIGIGFFLLFGLATRLVALVGLATYGVSVALFPTTFLALEYVPGFLAIALLGSGRPSADHLLSRLASAPGTYYSRVDPIHRRAERLRRRIDPYTTYVPTVLRVGLGATFVLLGLGEKLLQPGPGLAVVAKYDLTAVIPVDPGVWVVGAGLAEIAFGIALLLGLLTRATAAGAFVLFTVTLFALPDDPVLAHITMFGLASAVFTLGAGPLSIDDWLESSVEPDRRATSEGRGETRSG; translated from the coding sequence ATGACATCGCTCCGCGCGACGGCCGGCCGTTCCGGACTGGTGCTCGCCGCCATCGCACTGCTGTGGACGGCCGTCCGTCCGGCCGCTGCGCACGTTCGATACGTCACCGAAGATCCGCCCGATGACGGCCTGGAGTTCACGATCGGAGTGCTGACCGAACCGGCCAACGCCCTCCTGTTCGGGGGGACTGGCCTGCTCGCCGTCCTCGCCGTCGGCGCGTATCTGCTGGTCCGGCCGACAGTGCCCGACTTCGAGGTGCTCCAGTCGGCGCTGGCGGAGTATCTCACGTACGTCCCCTGGATGCTTCGGTTGAGCCTCGGCCTCCCGCTGGTCGGGGCGGGCTTTATCGGCTATCTTTTCAGCCCGAGCGTCCGGACCGCCGACGTACTCACGGCGACCGGGCAGGCTCAGGCCCGGATTCTGCTGATCGGGATCGGATTTTTCCTGCTGTTCGGACTGGCGACGCGGCTGGTCGCGCTGGTCGGGCTGGCAACTTACGGCGTCTCCGTCGCGCTGTTCCCGACGACGTTCCTCGCACTCGAGTACGTGCCGGGGTTTCTCGCGATCGCGCTGCTCGGGAGCGGCCGGCCGAGTGCCGATCACCTGCTCAGCCGGCTCGCGAGCGCCCCGGGGACCTACTACAGCCGCGTCGATCCGATCCATCGCCGCGCCGAACGACTCCGACGGCGGATCGATCCCTACACCACGTACGTCCCGACCGTCCTCCGGGTCGGTCTCGGGGCGACGTTCGTGTTACTCGGACTCGGCGAGAAGCTCCTGCAACCGGGCCCGGGACTGGCGGTCGTCGCCAAGTACGACCTCACAGCGGTGATCCCGGTCGATCCCGGCGTCTGGGTCGTCGGTGCGGGGCTGGCCGAGATCGCGTTCGGGATCGCGCTGCTCCTCGGACTGCTGACCCGTGCGACCGCGGCCGGGGCGTTCGTCCTGTTCACGGTCACCCTGTTCGCGCTACCGGACGATCCCGTGCTCGCGCACATCACGATGTTCGGACTCGCGTCGGCGGTGTTCACGCTCGGGGCCGGACCGCTCTCGATCGACGACTGGCTCGAATCGTCGGTCGAACCCGATCGGCGGGCCACTTCGGAGGGGCGCGGGGAGACTCGCTCCGGGTGA
- a CDS encoding LUD domain-containing protein, with protein MSKQSKRAKAAQIRETMAAEGEAVQENTKGFNQGRYDSVADLEDYQGLKDEARQIKEAAIEQLPELIEQLTETVEENGGTVYLAEDEADANEYIQSLVESGETVVKSKSMTSEEIEVNEHLESAGAEVVETDLGEWVLQLAEEEPSHIVAPAIHKSRASIAELFRERFDPDRPLETPEDLTAFASEQLASKFDDADVGMTGANFLTADSGTMMLVTSEGNARKTVAATDTHVAVAGVEKIVPSVEDLQPFVELIGRSGTGQDITSYISLLTPPVDTATFGDETIEGAEDREFHLVLIDNGRMEMREDEQLRETLYCIRCSACANTCANFQQVGGHEFGGETYTGGIAGGWETGVHGLDSSEEFVDLCTGCSRCVEACPVGIDIPWINTVVRDRINRGADDHAYDFLVDGLTPDAESGGMSYQKRFFGNFVTVAKLGSLFAPVSNWLADFGPNRWIAEKLLGVDQRRDMPTFQRETLKEWAGDRDGPTDPDREVLMLADTYTNYMHVERGKAAVRTLEALGVSVEVADVTESGRAALSQGMVETATKHGEAVAEELLPHIEAGRDIVMVEPSDLAMLRDDYGQLLDEKTYEQLSENSYEILEYVYGLLENGASADALADGDGEEIAYHGHCQQRTLGLAAHTEAVLEELGYDLITSDVECCGMAGSFGFKQQYYDVSMAVGEDLREQFSTPEAEGRTIVASGTSCHDQLTDLMKQDVPHPIELVAPLERA; from the coding sequence ATGAGCAAGCAATCCAAGCGCGCGAAGGCCGCACAGATCCGCGAAACGATGGCCGCCGAAGGCGAGGCGGTCCAGGAGAACACGAAGGGGTTCAACCAGGGCCGATACGACTCGGTCGCCGATCTGGAGGACTACCAGGGGCTGAAAGACGAAGCGCGCCAGATCAAAGAAGCGGCGATCGAACAGCTGCCGGAGTTGATCGAGCAACTCACTGAGACCGTCGAGGAAAACGGCGGGACGGTCTATCTCGCCGAGGACGAGGCTGACGCCAACGAGTACATCCAGTCGCTGGTAGAGTCGGGCGAGACGGTCGTCAAGAGCAAGTCGATGACCAGCGAGGAGATCGAGGTCAACGAACACCTCGAATCTGCGGGGGCAGAGGTCGTCGAGACCGACCTCGGGGAGTGGGTGCTCCAGCTGGCCGAGGAGGAACCCAGCCACATCGTCGCGCCCGCGATCCACAAGTCCCGGGCGTCGATCGCCGAGCTGTTCCGCGAACGGTTCGACCCCGACCGCCCTCTGGAGACTCCGGAGGACCTGACCGCGTTCGCCAGCGAGCAACTCGCGAGCAAGTTCGACGATGCGGACGTGGGGATGACCGGCGCGAACTTCCTCACCGCCGACAGCGGGACGATGATGCTCGTCACCAGCGAGGGCAACGCCCGCAAGACCGTCGCCGCGACGGACACTCACGTCGCCGTCGCAGGTGTCGAGAAAATCGTCCCAAGCGTCGAGGACCTCCAGCCGTTCGTCGAGCTGATCGGGCGCTCGGGGACCGGCCAGGACATCACCTCGTATATCTCACTGCTGACACCCCCGGTCGACACTGCAACCTTTGGCGATGAGACGATCGAGGGCGCCGAAGACCGGGAGTTCCACCTCGTGTTGATCGACAACGGTCGCATGGAAATGCGCGAGGACGAGCAGCTCCGGGAAACGCTGTACTGCATCCGGTGTTCGGCGTGTGCAAACACCTGCGCGAACTTCCAGCAGGTCGGCGGCCACGAGTTCGGCGGCGAGACTTACACCGGCGGCATCGCCGGCGGCTGGGAGACTGGCGTCCACGGCCTGGACAGCTCCGAGGAGTTCGTCGACCTCTGTACCGGCTGTTCGCGCTGCGTCGAGGCCTGCCCGGTCGGGATCGACATCCCCTGGATCAACACGGTCGTCCGGGATCGGATCAACCGCGGGGCCGACGACCACGCCTACGACTTCCTCGTCGACGGCCTCACGCCGGACGCCGAGTCCGGCGGGATGAGCTACCAGAAACGCTTCTTCGGGAACTTCGTCACCGTGGCGAAACTCGGCAGTCTCTTCGCGCCGGTCTCGAACTGGCTGGCCGACTTCGGACCCAACCGCTGGATCGCCGAGAAACTGCTCGGCGTCGACCAGCGCCGGGATATGCCGACCTTCCAGCGCGAGACACTCAAGGAGTGGGCTGGCGACCGTGACGGTCCGACTGATCCCGATCGGGAGGTCCTCATGCTGGCTGATACCTACACCAACTACATGCACGTCGAGCGCGGGAAAGCGGCCGTCCGGACGCTGGAGGCACTTGGCGTCTCCGTCGAGGTTGCTGATGTCACCGAAAGCGGGCGCGCGGCTCTCTCCCAGGGGATGGTCGAGACCGCGACCAAACACGGCGAGGCAGTCGCCGAGGAACTGCTGCCACACATCGAGGCGGGCCGGGACATCGTGATGGTCGAGCCGAGCGACCTGGCGATGCTCCGGGACGACTACGGCCAGTTGCTCGACGAGAAGACCTACGAGCAACTCTCGGAGAACAGCTACGAGATCCTCGAATACGTCTACGGACTGCTGGAAAACGGCGCAAGTGCAGACGCACTCGCCGACGGTGACGGCGAGGAAATCGCGTATCACGGCCACTGCCAGCAGCGGACGCTCGGGCTGGCGGCCCACACCGAGGCGGTACTGGAAGAACTGGGCTACGATCTCATCACGTCCGACGTCGAGTGCTGCGGGATGGCCGGCTCCTTTGGCTTCAAACAGCAGTACTACGACGTCAGTATGGCCGTCGGCGAGGACCTCCGCGAGCAGTTCTCGACGCCGGAAGCCGAAGGGCGGACGATCGTCGCGAGTGGGACCTCCTGTCACGACCAGCTGACCGATCTGATGAAACAGGACGTTCCGCATCCGATCGAACTCGTCGCACCACTGGAGCGCGCTTAA
- a CDS encoding LUD domain-containing protein: MATTAGDSTSERFTTALDELDVGWRTTTAEALSETLTAFPEPIVGAPLPFEGISLPNAITRADDPESVKAAASGVTAGTLGIADYGSVLIESTPPEAELVSLYADTHVAVVRESDIVDSMTAALESLGPRLREGRGNAIVATGPSATADMGALVEGVHGPGDVHVVIVE; this comes from the coding sequence ATGGCAACCACTGCTGGCGATTCGACGTCCGAGCGCTTCACGACAGCGCTCGATGAACTAGACGTCGGCTGGCGCACAACGACTGCCGAGGCGTTGTCCGAGACGCTCACGGCGTTTCCCGAACCGATCGTCGGTGCCCCGCTCCCGTTCGAAGGGATTTCGTTACCGAACGCGATCACACGGGCAGACGATCCAGAGAGCGTCAAAGCGGCCGCGAGCGGCGTCACGGCCGGCACGCTCGGGATTGCTGACTACGGGAGCGTCCTGATCGAGTCGACGCCGCCCGAAGCCGAGCTCGTCAGCCTCTACGCGGACACCCACGTCGCTGTCGTCCGCGAATCGGATATCGTCGACTCGATGACCGCCGCGCTCGAATCACTCGGGCCGCGTCTGCGCGAAGGGCGGGGGAACGCGATCGTCGCGACCGGCCCCAGCGCGACTGCAGATATGGGCGCGCTCGTCGAAGGCGTCCACGGCCCCGGTGACGTCCACGTGGTGATCGTCGAATGA
- a CDS encoding multiprotein bridging factor aMBF1 yields the protein MVQCEMCGKETSSPNTVKIEGAELQVCDECADFGTEVKTQEQSTTSTKYSTGSSGSSGSSSSSGGSSGSGASGGSGGSSGGRRRDMFDEMDEVVQDYDERIRSARESAGLSQEDLAKELNEKASLIRKLEHGETLPSDDVQRKLEQKLGIDLSEGAAPDEDTDWEGGSATGEYTLGDVVERKD from the coding sequence ATGGTTCAGTGTGAGATGTGCGGGAAGGAGACGAGCTCACCGAACACCGTCAAGATCGAGGGAGCGGAACTACAGGTCTGCGACGAGTGTGCTGACTTCGGGACCGAAGTGAAAACCCAGGAGCAGTCGACCACGAGTACGAAGTACTCTACGGGATCGTCGGGGTCGAGTGGCTCGAGCAGTTCAAGCGGTGGTTCGTCCGGTTCTGGCGCTTCGGGCGGTTCTGGCGGCTCTAGTGGTGGGCGGCGGCGCGACATGTTCGACGAGATGGACGAGGTCGTCCAGGACTACGACGAGCGGATCCGTTCGGCCCGTGAATCCGCCGGGCTCAGTCAGGAAGACCTGGCCAAAGAGCTCAACGAGAAGGCAAGTCTGATCCGAAAACTCGAACACGGCGAGACGCTACCCAGCGACGACGTCCAGCGCAAACTTGAGCAAAAGCTCGGGATCGACCTCTCGGAGGGAGCGGCCCCAGACGAGGACACGGACTGGGAGGGCGGCTCCGCGACGGGCGAGTACACGCTCGGAGATGTCGTCGAGCGCAAGGACTGA
- a CDS encoding response regulator produces the protein MSTSPADRGTVLVVEDEQHLADLYTDYLSERYEVRTAYSGREAIEMLADDLDVVLLDRRMPVISGNEVLAAIEEDGNECRVAMVTAVDPDFDIIDLGVDDYLVKPVSKNALLDVVDRLLTITEYSERLQELTSKKLKRNVLQVEKPASELRESERYAELEAEIDRLERKLDELSEDLSEEDLISKH, from the coding sequence GTGAGCACTTCGCCTGCGGATCGAGGAACGGTACTCGTCGTCGAGGACGAACAACATCTCGCCGATCTGTACACGGACTATCTGAGCGAACGCTACGAGGTCAGAACCGCCTATAGCGGGCGGGAAGCCATCGAAATGCTTGCTGACGACCTCGATGTCGTCTTGCTGGACCGACGGATGCCAGTCATCTCCGGTAACGAAGTGCTTGCCGCGATTGAAGAGGACGGCAACGAGTGTCGGGTCGCGATGGTGACCGCCGTCGATCCGGACTTCGACATCATCGACCTCGGTGTCGACGACTACCTGGTCAAGCCCGTCAGCAAGAACGCGCTGCTGGATGTCGTCGATCGACTGCTGACGATCACCGAGTACAGCGAGCGACTGCAGGAGCTGACGTCGAAAAAGCTCAAACGAAACGTCCTCCAGGTCGAAAAACCGGCGTCGGAACTACGCGAGAGCGAGCGATACGCCGAACTCGAGGCGGAAATAGACCGGCTCGAACGCAAACTGGATGAGCTCTCCGAGGACCTCTCCGAAGAGGACCTGATCAGCAAGCACTGA
- the tpiA gene encoding triose-phosphate isomerase: protein MFVLVNLKTYPCDPIEVAQAAADVADDSGVRVGVAPQDADLEAVAETGVETWAQHVDPIDYGSNTGHTLAETVAEAGADGTLINHSENRLKLADIDGSVQAAERAGLETIVCANNPEQIGAVTALGPDAVAVEPPELIGGDVSVATADPDIVTDAVEAAANVDEDVDVFCGAGISSGDDVDAAGDLGASGVLLASGVAKADDPRAVLEDLVDPLV from the coding sequence ATGTTCGTTCTTGTCAACTTGAAGACGTATCCGTGCGACCCGATCGAGGTGGCCCAAGCCGCCGCCGACGTCGCTGACGACAGCGGCGTCCGAGTCGGTGTCGCACCCCAGGACGCGGATCTCGAAGCCGTCGCGGAGACCGGTGTCGAGACCTGGGCACAGCACGTAGACCCCATCGATTACGGGAGCAACACCGGCCACACGCTCGCCGAGACGGTCGCCGAGGCCGGGGCGGACGGCACGCTGATCAACCACTCCGAGAACCGCCTGAAACTGGCTGACATCGACGGGTCAGTGCAGGCCGCCGAACGCGCCGGACTGGAGACGATCGTCTGTGCGAACAATCCCGAACAGATCGGTGCCGTGACGGCACTCGGTCCCGACGCGGTCGCCGTCGAACCGCCGGAGCTGATCGGCGGAGACGTCTCGGTCGCGACGGCCGACCCCGACATTGTCACCGACGCAGTCGAGGCGGCCGCCAACGTCGACGAGGACGTCGACGTGTTCTGTGGGGCCGGCATCTCAAGCGGTGACGACGTCGACGCCGCCGGAGACCTGGGTGCCAGCGGCGTCCTGCTGGCCAGCGGCGTTGCCAAGGCTGACGACCCGCGCGCTGTCCTCGAAGACCTCGTCGATCCGCTGGTCTGA
- the dinB gene encoding DNA polymerase IV, which translates to MPGRGRLPGTDRRPEQVVCHVDMDCFYAACERLREPELRGEALVVGMGYEAGADNGAVATASYEARESGVESAMAISEALELLPRKAVAREDPDADSEAAGYYRPVDMGYYESVAEDVKAILHDSADVVREVSIDEAYLDVTDRTDWGGVERFARDLKRRIEAEVGVVASVGVAPTMSAAKIASDADKPDGLVVIEPGDVQDFLGPMDVEAVHNVGPVTARELREMGIETAGELAESDPDRLADRFGERGLEIYRFARGEDARTVTPRDDPKSFSRESAFPDAIDDHDRVRERVRTLAGAVAERATREGALYQTVGIKIVTPPYDVNTRARSLSGPVDDPELVEAIALDLLAEFETARVRKVGVRVSKLSFTEREQVSLDGFTGSGHERDGGQPPEIEDEGSLSGQLTLSDFR; encoded by the coding sequence ATGCCCGGACGCGGCCGCCTCCCGGGGACCGACCGTCGCCCCGAGCAGGTGGTCTGTCACGTCGACATGGACTGCTTTTACGCCGCCTGTGAGCGACTGCGCGAGCCCGAACTGCGCGGCGAGGCGCTGGTCGTCGGGATGGGCTACGAGGCCGGCGCGGACAACGGCGCGGTCGCGACGGCGAGTTACGAGGCGCGCGAGTCCGGCGTCGAGAGCGCGATGGCGATCTCGGAGGCACTGGAGTTGCTCCCCAGGAAAGCCGTCGCCAGAGAGGACCCGGATGCCGACTCCGAGGCGGCGGGCTATTACCGGCCGGTCGATATGGGTTACTACGAGTCGGTCGCCGAGGACGTCAAGGCGATCTTACACGATAGCGCGGATGTCGTCCGGGAGGTCAGCATCGACGAGGCGTATCTGGACGTGACCGACCGCACCGACTGGGGCGGCGTCGAGCGGTTCGCCCGCGATCTGAAACGCCGCATCGAGGCCGAAGTGGGCGTCGTCGCCAGCGTCGGCGTCGCACCGACGATGAGCGCCGCCAAGATCGCCAGCGACGCCGACAAGCCCGACGGCCTGGTCGTCATCGAGCCCGGCGACGTGCAGGACTTCCTGGGGCCGATGGACGTCGAGGCCGTCCACAACGTCGGTCCCGTCACTGCCCGCGAGTTGCGGGAGATGGGTATCGAGACCGCGGGCGAACTGGCCGAATCCGATCCCGACCGGCTGGCCGACCGCTTCGGCGAGCGGGGCCTAGAGATCTACCGGTTCGCCCGCGGCGAGGACGCCCGCACAGTCACGCCCCGGGACGACCCCAAGAGCTTCTCGCGGGAGTCGGCGTTTCCGGACGCGATCGACGATCACGACCGCGTTCGCGAGCGGGTTCGGACGCTCGCAGGGGCGGTCGCCGAACGTGCGACCCGCGAGGGTGCGCTCTATCAGACTGTTGGGATCAAAATCGTCACGCCACCGTACGACGTCAACACGCGTGCCCGATCGCTGTCGGGCCCGGTCGACGATCCGGAGCTGGTCGAGGCGATCGCACTCGATCTGCTGGCCGAGTTCGAGACTGCCCGCGTCCGGAAGGTCGGCGTCCGCGTCTCGAAACTCTCCTTTACCGAGCGCGAGCAGGTCAGTCTCGATGGATTCACCGGAAGCGGCCACGAACGGGATGGAGGACAGCCACCAGAAATCGAAGACGAGGGGAGTCTCAGCGGGCAGTTGACGCTTTCGGATTTCCGCTGA
- a CDS encoding citrate synthase/methylcitrate synthase: MTGVNRGLDGVAVAETRLSTMDGEAGELIIGGFPVEELADDATFEETLYLLFHDRLPDAGELSEFRTDLAARREIGDEVLAVLQRAADEEKPAMDALRMGAAAANLGVDGDDPESDALRVVATFPTIVAAYWRYREGNEPIAPDPDLRHAANYLYMLTGERPEESAVRGLETYLNAVVDHGLNASTFTARVVVSTESDVVSAATAAVGTLKGPLHGGAPGPVLDMLKSVHASDDPEAYVREKLEADERLMGFGHRIYRVRDPRAAVLESAAEQFYDDDDDFFETITEFEDVAVELLAEYKPDRDLETNVEFYTAALLHGVGVPQELFPATFGVSRVGGWMAHALEQLEDNRLIRPESRYTGDRNRSWTPVDER, encoded by the coding sequence ATGACTGGAGTCAATCGGGGCCTCGACGGTGTCGCCGTCGCCGAGACGCGTCTGAGCACGATGGACGGCGAGGCCGGCGAGTTGATCATCGGGGGGTTCCCCGTCGAGGAGTTGGCCGACGACGCCACGTTCGAAGAGACGTTGTATCTCCTCTTTCACGACCGCCTGCCGGACGCTGGGGAGTTGTCGGAGTTCCGTACCGACCTGGCCGCACGACGGGAGATCGGCGACGAGGTGCTGGCGGTGCTACAGCGGGCTGCCGACGAGGAGAAGCCGGCGATGGACGCCCTCCGCATGGGAGCTGCCGCCGCGAACCTCGGTGTTGACGGGGACGATCCCGAGTCCGACGCGCTGCGAGTCGTCGCCACGTTCCCGACCATCGTCGCCGCATACTGGCGCTACCGAGAGGGCAACGAGCCGATCGCGCCCGACCCGGATCTTCGCCACGCCGCGAACTACCTCTACATGCTGACCGGCGAGCGACCCGAGGAGAGCGCGGTTCGCGGACTGGAGACGTATCTCAACGCCGTCGTCGACCACGGACTCAACGCCTCGACGTTCACGGCGCGGGTCGTCGTCTCGACTGAATCGGACGTGGTCTCGGCGGCGACGGCCGCGGTCGGGACGCTGAAGGGGCCGCTTCACGGCGGTGCACCGGGACCCGTGCTGGACATGCTCAAATCAGTTCACGCGTCGGACGATCCCGAAGCGTACGTCCGCGAGAAACTCGAAGCCGACGAGCGCCTGATGGGATTCGGCCACCGGATCTATCGCGTCCGGGACCCGCGTGCGGCCGTACTCGAGTCGGCCGCCGAGCAGTTCTACGACGACGATGACGACTTCTTCGAGACGATCACGGAATTCGAAGACGTTGCCGTCGAGTTGCTTGCGGAGTACAAGCCCGACCGAGACCTGGAGACGAACGTCGAGTTCTACACGGCGGCACTGTTGCACGGCGTCGGCGTCCCCCAGGAGCTGTTCCCCGCGACGTTCGGGGTCTCTCGGGTCGGTGGCTGGATGGCCCACGCACTGGAACAGCTGGAGGACAACCGGCTGATCCGTCCCGAGTCCCGGTACACCGGCGACCGTAACCGCTCGTGGACACCGGTCGACGAGCGCTGA
- a CDS encoding DUF429 domain-containing protein, producing the protein MAPYVGVDWASSGWLTVATDGDGWTATMHPSIHSVWFTHRDATAILVDIPIGLPDTERRACDRAAKEFLDDRASSVFWTPCRAAVEARTYERAKEANQNCRGDSLSSQAWGLIPRIREVDRLLRDGVDTESVILESHPEVCFTALGGEGSLPSKHDEDGIEARLDILESVDDSLADVYERFEASLIEEQPTWARRIGASNRDDLLDAMVLALTAKLGGGDFRTLPEEPPLDAEGLPMQIVYTES; encoded by the coding sequence ATGGCCCCGTACGTCGGCGTCGACTGGGCATCGAGCGGGTGGCTGACCGTCGCCACTGACGGCGACGGCTGGACGGCGACGATGCATCCCTCGATACACAGCGTCTGGTTCACACACCGCGACGCGACCGCGATCCTGGTCGACATTCCCATCGGCCTCCCCGATACCGAGCGCCGGGCCTGCGACCGCGCGGCGAAGGAGTTTCTCGACGACCGGGCGAGCAGCGTCTTCTGGACGCCGTGTCGGGCGGCCGTCGAGGCGCGGACCTACGAACGGGCGAAGGAAGCAAACCAGAACTGCCGGGGCGACAGCCTGTCGAGTCAGGCGTGGGGGTTGATACCGCGGATCCGCGAGGTCGATCGGCTCCTCCGGGACGGCGTCGATACGGAGTCGGTCATCCTCGAATCCCATCCGGAGGTCTGTTTCACCGCGCTCGGCGGTGAGGGGTCCCTGCCGTCGAAACACGACGAGGACGGGATCGAAGCGCGACTGGACATCCTGGAATCGGTCGACGATTCGCTTGCGGACGTCTACGAGCGGTTCGAGGCGTCGCTCATCGAGGAGCAACCCACCTGGGCGCGACGGATCGGCGCGTCGAACCGCGACGATCTGCTCGACGCGATGGTACTGGCGCTGACCGCGAAACTCGGCGGCGGCGACTTCCGGACGCTTCCGGAGGAACCGCCGCTGGACGCCGAAGGACTTCCGATGCAGATCGTGTATACCGAGAGTTAA
- a CDS encoding DUF7123 family protein, which produces MSQATADKRRRVERLLEQRVGDEPIYVKSKFLAAKLELSPQEIGSVLGRLADSSSRLTVEKWSYTNATTWRVDTSRKE; this is translated from the coding sequence ATGTCACAGGCGACGGCGGACAAGCGACGGCGCGTCGAACGCCTTCTCGAACAGCGCGTCGGCGACGAACCCATCTACGTCAAGAGCAAATTCCTCGCGGCGAAGCTCGAGCTGTCCCCACAGGAGATCGGGAGCGTTCTCGGTCGACTCGCCGATTCGTCTTCGAGGCTGACTGTCGAGAAGTGGTCCTACACCAACGCGACGACATGGCGAGTGGACACGAGCCGCAAAGAGTGA
- a CDS encoding class I SAM-dependent methyltransferase: MDSGGEDYQARDVRETYETIAEHFSETRAHPWPEVETFVSDASPVHVGLDLGCGNGRHAAVLRDRSELVVGLDASRNLLGEARDRLDGGWSRLVQGDAGRLPLRSDSVGLAVYVATLHHLPGRELRRRSLDELARVLGPDGRALVSAWSTAHDRFDADADTEIGFDTTIDWTLPDDTVVPRFYHIYAPQEFEADLADSNLRVERVRVSSGNCYAEVRGE; encoded by the coding sequence ATGGACAGCGGAGGTGAGGATTATCAGGCCCGGGATGTCCGCGAGACCTACGAGACGATTGCGGAACACTTCTCGGAGACGCGTGCCCATCCCTGGCCCGAAGTCGAGACGTTCGTTTCGGACGCGTCGCCGGTGCACGTCGGCCTGGATCTGGGCTGCGGGAACGGTCGCCACGCCGCAGTGCTCCGGGACCGCTCCGAACTCGTGGTCGGGCTAGACGCCAGCCGAAACCTCCTTGGGGAGGCCCGCGACCGCCTCGATGGGGGGTGGTCGCGGCTGGTCCAGGGCGATGCGGGCAGGTTGCCGCTCCGGTCGGACAGTGTGGGGCTCGCAGTGTACGTCGCGACCTTGCATCACTTGCCCGGTCGAGAGCTGCGACGACGAAGCCTGGACGAACTGGCTCGCGTCCTCGGTCCCGACGGGCGGGCGCTCGTGAGCGCCTGGAGTACCGCCCACGATCGGTTCGACGCGGACGCTGACACCGAGATCGGCTTCGATACGACCATCGACTGGACGCTGCCTGACGATACCGTCGTCCCGCGGTTCTACCACATCTATGCGCCCCAGGAGTTCGAGGCCGATCTGGCGGATAGCAATCTCCGGGTCGAGCGCGTCCGCGTGTCTAGCGGGAACTGTTACGCGGAGGTCCGAGGCGAGTGA